A stretch of Acidimicrobiales bacterium DNA encodes these proteins:
- a CDS encoding DUF3090 family protein: MSASYDFRDLEFLTVGTLGPKGQREFFLQARAEGELVSLKLEKQQVAALADYLDQVLQDLPEPTGIDDPAAEDLGLREPVVAAFTVGSLGIAYAEETDRLIVMAEAIPEGDEDDEDTVVPHARFTVSRSQVAGLIDRARDLVASGRPPCAYCGRPLEPRNRDWCPCQN; the protein is encoded by the coding sequence ATGAGCGCCTCGTACGACTTCCGGGACCTCGAGTTCCTGACCGTCGGCACGCTCGGCCCGAAGGGGCAACGTGAGTTCTTCCTCCAGGCCCGGGCGGAGGGCGAGCTCGTCTCCCTGAAGCTCGAGAAGCAGCAGGTCGCCGCGCTGGCCGACTATCTCGACCAGGTGCTCCAGGACCTCCCCGAACCCACGGGAATCGACGACCCGGCCGCGGAGGACCTGGGACTGCGCGAACCGGTCGTCGCCGCGTTCACCGTCGGCTCGCTGGGCATCGCCTACGCCGAGGAGACCGATCGGCTCATCGTCATGGCCGAGGCGATCCCCGAAGGGGACGAGGACGACGAGGACACGGTCGTGCCCCACGCCCGCTTCACGGTGAGCCGCTCCCAGGTGGCCGGTCTCATCGACCGTGCCCGCGACCTCGTCGCCTCCGGGCGACCGCCGTGCGCCTACTGCGGGCGCCCGCTCGAGCCGCGCAACCGCGACTGGTGTCCGTGTCAGAACTGA
- a CDS encoding Coenzyme F420 hydrogenase/dehydrogenase, beta subunit C-terminal domain: MTVTDSAAGSSGSSGAAPSKGKERWTYQWKELFDEVITSGLCTGCAGCVISCPHDVIGYEHEPGAYTPFHLEEELGLDDCIHGQKGCTSCTRACPRFRAWEPEADLHLFGREREPDEMAGVYSDILLTRASDDFVYETGQDGGLVSAILIWCLENDVVNGALTSGVESLPNGEPGWKAFPMVATNREEVLRGAGSRYTYSANTMAFDEAKEKGLDRLALVGMSCQTSVAPVMWHRKIGKVSKPIKLNIGLLCSKSFDDALFDELFEVKYGLKKEDIAKMNIKGVFQIWTKDGGYHEINLKECHAWTREGCHHCPDFAAEHADISTGGIGDTTDWTLTIVRTELGRAIIDAMVKDGVIETRPGDDDPGAIALMHRLAQKSRERWPDWAAPAARVGISAKG, from the coding sequence ATGACGGTCACCGATTCAGCAGCAGGTTCATCGGGATCCTCGGGCGCCGCCCCGAGCAAGGGGAAAGAGCGCTGGACGTACCAGTGGAAAGAGCTCTTCGACGAGGTCATCACCTCGGGGCTGTGCACCGGCTGCGCCGGCTGTGTCATCTCGTGCCCCCATGACGTCATCGGCTACGAACACGAACCCGGCGCCTACACCCCGTTCCACCTCGAAGAGGAACTCGGCCTCGACGACTGCATCCACGGGCAGAAGGGATGCACCTCCTGCACCCGGGCCTGCCCGCGGTTCCGGGCCTGGGAGCCCGAAGCGGACCTGCACCTGTTCGGCCGCGAACGCGAGCCCGACGAGATGGCCGGCGTCTACTCGGACATCCTCCTCACCCGGGCGAGCGACGACTTCGTCTACGAGACCGGCCAGGACGGTGGACTCGTCTCGGCGATCCTCATCTGGTGCCTGGAGAACGACGTCGTCAACGGCGCCCTCACCTCGGGGGTGGAGAGCCTGCCGAACGGCGAACCCGGCTGGAAGGCGTTCCCGATGGTCGCCACGAACCGCGAGGAGGTCCTGCGCGGGGCGGGCTCGCGCTACACCTACTCGGCGAACACGATGGCCTTCGACGAAGCCAAGGAGAAGGGGCTCGACCGGCTCGCCCTGGTCGGCATGAGCTGCCAGACCTCGGTCGCCCCGGTCATGTGGCACCGCAAGATCGGCAAGGTCTCGAAGCCGATCAAGCTCAACATCGGGCTCCTGTGCTCCAAGTCGTTCGACGACGCGCTCTTCGACGAACTGTTCGAGGTCAAGTACGGCCTGAAGAAGGAAGACATCGCCAAGATGAACATCAAGGGCGTCTTCCAGATCTGGACCAAGGACGGCGGCTACCACGAGATCAACCTCAAGGAATGCCACGCCTGGACGCGGGAGGGCTGCCACCACTGTCCGGACTTCGCGGCCGAGCACGCCGACATCTCCACCGGGGGCATCGGCGACACGACCGACTGGACCCTCACGATCGTGCGCACCGAACTCGGGCGGGCGATCATCGACGCCATGGTGAAGGACGGGGTCATCGAGACCCGACCGGGCGACGACGACCCGGGCGCGATCGCCCTGATGCACCGACTCGCCCAGAAGAGCCGGGAGCGCTGGCCCGACTGGGCCGCGCCGGCCGCGCGCGTCGGGATCTCCGCCAAGGGCTAG
- a CDS encoding 2-dehydropantoate 2-reductase, with protein MSDTTSVTLVGPGAIGCAVAGALVGRNDVGLTIAARTAFDRLRVDGAPEPVDEAVRVVTDPVAVEPCDVVLLVTKTHQTAAAAGWLRAACGPHTVVAVLQNGIGQRELVGPLVGEAAVVPTIVFLPADRHAPGHVTVGLPARLEVPDDDAAQRIVDLFAGTYVDCTAAADFHTTAWSKLVSNCGVGAVTTLTGTTNGILADPEARALCVTVMEEAIAVAIADGAALQPGLGETFADIVLERATGHMSSQTTDRVAGAPTEWEARQLEVVRRADRHGIEVPLLRTLTTLIRLGEPATELP; from the coding sequence ACCGGGCGCCATCGGCTGTGCGGTCGCCGGCGCGTTGGTCGGACGCAACGACGTCGGACTCACGATCGCCGCGAGAACGGCGTTCGATCGGCTGCGGGTCGACGGTGCGCCCGAACCCGTCGACGAGGCCGTCCGCGTGGTCACGGACCCGGTCGCCGTCGAGCCGTGTGATGTCGTCCTGCTGGTGACGAAGACCCATCAGACGGCCGCGGCCGCAGGCTGGCTGCGCGCCGCGTGTGGTCCGCACACCGTGGTCGCCGTCCTCCAGAACGGCATCGGCCAGCGGGAGCTCGTCGGCCCCCTCGTCGGCGAGGCCGCGGTCGTGCCCACGATCGTGTTCCTCCCCGCCGACCGGCACGCACCGGGCCACGTGACGGTGGGGCTGCCCGCCCGGCTGGAGGTGCCCGACGACGACGCCGCCCAGCGGATCGTGGATCTCTTCGCGGGCACCTATGTCGACTGCACCGCCGCGGCCGACTTCCACACGACGGCATGGTCGAAGCTCGTCTCCAACTGTGGTGTGGGAGCGGTGACGACGCTGACCGGCACGACGAACGGGATCCTCGCGGACCCCGAGGCCCGGGCGTTGTGCGTCACGGTCATGGAGGAGGCGATCGCGGTCGCGATCGCGGACGGCGCCGCCCTCCAGCCGGGCCTGGGCGAGACGTTCGCCGACATCGTGCTCGAACGGGCGACCGGTCACATGTCGTCGCAGACGACGGATCGGGTCGCCGGCGCGCCCACGGAGTGGGAAGCACGCCAGCTGGAGGTCGTCCGCCGAGCCGACCGACACGGCATCGAGGTGCCCCTGCTGCGCACGCTCACGACCCTGATCCGTCTCGGGGAGCCGGCCACCGAGCTGCCCTGA
- a CDS encoding metallophosphoesterase: MAPIRVVQLSDLHFSTKPGGYMLRDTAETFAAVAEQVRGDAPDLVVVTGDIANEGKLDEYGLAGDALASLDLPVHCLPGNHDFVDPLHGVLPRLNIAVPRSLRIGPWLFLFGDSNLDGGHHDPIAGWTDHPDRVDLARGGITTQELSWLRRQLELGEADHAMLWLHHPPGGTGMFERPGYDDQIAELVGAATPLHAIAAGHEHTGVDRVSAGVPSHVCPSTGVCVDFDALLLMPPGYRRFTFHDDGRIDTEVVWLEDERWADRWKLPAWVAEYFAGQMTDDEMKARMAEAPGQSG, encoded by the coding sequence ATGGCTCCGATCCGCGTCGTTCAGCTGTCCGACCTCCACTTCAGCACCAAGCCCGGCGGCTACATGCTCCGCGACACCGCGGAGACCTTCGCCGCCGTCGCCGAACAGGTGCGGGGCGACGCCCCGGATCTGGTCGTCGTGACGGGCGACATCGCCAACGAGGGCAAGCTCGACGAGTACGGGCTGGCCGGCGACGCGCTCGCCTCGCTCGATCTACCGGTCCACTGTCTCCCGGGCAACCACGACTTCGTCGACCCGCTCCACGGTGTGCTCCCCCGGCTGAACATCGCGGTGCCGCGGTCGTTGCGCATCGGGCCGTGGCTGTTTCTCTTCGGGGACAGCAACCTCGACGGCGGCCATCACGACCCGATCGCGGGGTGGACGGACCATCCCGACCGCGTCGACCTCGCCCGGGGCGGCATCACCACCCAGGAGCTGTCCTGGCTCCGTCGCCAGCTCGAGCTGGGCGAAGCGGACCACGCCATGTTGTGGCTGCACCACCCGCCCGGCGGCACCGGCATGTTCGAACGGCCCGGCTACGACGACCAGATCGCCGAGCTCGTCGGGGCGGCCACCCCGCTGCACGCGATCGCGGCGGGCCACGAGCACACCGGCGTCGATCGGGTGTCCGCGGGCGTGCCGTCCCACGTCTGCCCGTCGACCGGTGTGTGCGTCGACTTCGACGCCCTCCTGCTGATGCCCCCCGGCTACCGGCGCTTCACGTTCCACGACGACGGAAGGATCGACACCGAGGTCGTGTGGCTGGAGGACGAGCGCTGGGCGGACCGCTGGAAACTGCCGGCGTGGGTCGCCGAGTACTTCGCCGGCCAGATGACGGACGACGAGATGAAGGCCCGAATGGCGGAGGCCCCGGGCCAGTCGGGATAG
- a CDS encoding plastocyanin/azurin family copper-binding protein yields MPNTTNPDAATAKKPGISRRGLLVAVPVGGLAVACAADDPLIGDQAVGGATSATGGTAFAVAGSDPAESVIPTLTPLAQLPAADDDEVHVTYAPAVPPPITRTDSRVIDVDLEVLETVCPLDPANGVTTLMWGFRIAGDDVACGTPGPTIRGRVGDIMRVTMTNLTGNQHPHNIDFHAVTGQGGGAEGLTAGPGESKTIEARLLYPGAFMYHCAFGDVPEHIARGMYGMIIVDPEEPLPAVDHEWGIVQSEWYVGEPDDAGLAEYDRDALFAEEPRYVTFNGRTDALDGDNSLRMQVGERARIYFVNEGLNLDSNFHAIGSHWDVVWPEAATHPANRVIRGSQSTLVVAGGGTVCELVGQVPSTILLVDHALVRTFYKGAIGKVVVDGAENPEIFAEGESAVGTAPVAPPPGQDATGTDPVETNEVTMPSGAWDPANAATAYTPSVIVVDAGTIVTWRNEDSVVHTVTSGRSDGSVGTPDGLFDSGNIERPNTFTVTFSEPGEYDYFCVPHPWMKGRVIVR; encoded by the coding sequence ATGCCGAACACCACGAATCCCGACGCCGCGACCGCGAAGAAGCCGGGGATCTCGCGCCGAGGCCTGCTCGTCGCCGTCCCCGTCGGCGGCTTGGCCGTGGCCTGTGCGGCCGACGACCCGCTGATCGGCGACCAGGCCGTCGGCGGGGCGACCTCGGCGACGGGCGGCACGGCGTTCGCGGTGGCGGGATCGGATCCGGCGGAGTCCGTGATCCCCACTCTCACGCCGCTGGCCCAGCTGCCGGCCGCGGACGACGACGAGGTGCACGTCACCTACGCGCCGGCGGTACCGCCCCCCATCACCCGCACCGACTCTCGGGTGATCGACGTCGACCTCGAGGTCCTCGAGACCGTCTGCCCGCTGGACCCGGCCAACGGCGTGACCACGCTCATGTGGGGCTTTCGGATCGCGGGCGACGACGTCGCCTGCGGCACGCCCGGCCCCACCATCCGCGGTCGGGTCGGCGACATCATGCGGGTGACGATGACCAACCTCACCGGCAACCAGCATCCGCACAACATCGACTTCCATGCGGTCACCGGACAGGGCGGCGGCGCCGAGGGCCTCACCGCCGGACCGGGGGAATCGAAGACCATCGAGGCCCGGCTGCTCTACCCGGGTGCGTTCATGTACCACTGTGCGTTCGGAGACGTGCCCGAACACATCGCCCGGGGCATGTACGGCATGATCATCGTGGATCCGGAGGAGCCCCTCCCCGCGGTCGACCACGAGTGGGGCATCGTCCAGAGCGAGTGGTACGTCGGTGAGCCGGATGACGCGGGTCTCGCCGAGTACGACCGGGACGCCCTGTTCGCCGAGGAACCCCGCTATGTCACGTTCAACGGGCGCACCGATGCGCTCGACGGCGACAACTCCCTGCGGATGCAGGTCGGCGAGCGCGCCCGGATCTACTTCGTGAACGAGGGACTGAACCTCGATTCGAACTTCCACGCGATCGGGTCCCACTGGGACGTCGTCTGGCCCGAGGCGGCGACGCATCCGGCGAACCGCGTGATCCGAGGCTCCCAGTCGACCCTCGTGGTCGCCGGTGGCGGCACCGTGTGTGAGCTCGTCGGCCAGGTGCCCTCGACGATCCTCCTGGTGGACCATGCCCTGGTGCGCACCTTCTACAAGGGGGCCATCGGCAAGGTCGTCGTGGACGGCGCGGAGAATCCGGAGATCTTCGCGGAAGGCGAGTCCGCGGTCGGTACGGCGCCGGTGGCGCCACCGCCCGGCCAGGATGCGACGGGTACCGATCCGGTCGAGACGAACGAGGTCACGATGCCGTCCGGCGCCTGGGACCCGGCCAACGCCGCGACCGCGTACACACCGTCCGTCATCGTGGTCGACGCCGGCACGATCGTGACGTGGCGCAACGAGGACAGCGTCGTCCACACCGTGACCTCGGGCCGCAGCGACGGCAGCGTCGGGACGCCCGACGGACTGTTCGACAGCGGTAACATCGAGCGGCCGAACACCTTCACGGTGACCTTCTCGGAGCCCGGCGAGTACGACTACTTCTGTGTCCCGCACCCGTGGATGAAGGGCCGGGTGATCGTCCGCTGA
- a CDS encoding MSMEG_4193 family putative phosphomutase: protein MAGRNTRSKSKKSDPPKPTLVLLVRHGQTPTTGDKLPGRAPNLHLADKGIAQAEAAAARIAGLPAVAAVYASPMERTRETAAPIAKARKLRVRQAKGLIECDFGDWTGAKLSRLRKLPEWRTVQRYPSGFRFPGGESFAEMQSRAVDAVHDLVGAHPGETIVAVSHADVIKAVVAAATGTHLDLFQRIVVSPCSVTAILYTTDGPVVLTVNSTGDDLTALAPS, encoded by the coding sequence ATGGCTGGACGCAACACCCGCTCGAAGTCGAAGAAATCCGACCCGCCGAAGCCCACGCTCGTGCTGCTCGTGCGGCACGGACAGACCCCGACGACCGGCGACAAGCTGCCGGGCCGAGCCCCGAACCTGCACCTGGCCGACAAGGGGATCGCCCAGGCCGAAGCCGCCGCCGCCCGCATCGCCGGGCTCCCGGCGGTCGCCGCCGTCTACGCCTCCCCGATGGAACGCACCCGCGAGACGGCTGCGCCGATCGCGAAGGCCCGCAAGCTCCGGGTGCGCCAGGCGAAGGGGCTGATCGAGTGCGACTTCGGCGACTGGACGGGCGCGAAGCTCTCCCGCCTCCGCAAGCTCCCCGAGTGGCGCACCGTGCAGCGCTATCCGAGCGGCTTCCGCTTCCCCGGCGGCGAGTCGTTCGCGGAGATGCAGAGCCGCGCCGTCGACGCGGTTCACGACCTGGTCGGCGCCCATCCGGGCGAGACCATCGTCGCGGTGTCACACGCCGACGTCATCAAGGCCGTGGTCGCCGCGGCCACCGGGACCCACCTCGACCTGTTCCAGCGGATCGTTGTCTCGCCCTGCTCGGTGACGGCGATCCTCTACACCACCGATGGTCCCGTCGTTCTCACGGTGAACTCGACCGGCGACGACCTCACCGCGTTGGCACCGTCATGA
- a CDS encoding cytochrome P450 — MAGLEIPPDLGDPNVRVRATDKYSLPLVRAIVGKPRLTEAVFGRTRWGNMFADGMAENPYQAYGPIMADGPVAWSPWYQQYFVTGYEEARAVLSSDAMEVSTQREVVLAVAPHAKMSDTSKALFRNFLLFVDPPDHTRLRGLVSRAFTPKRMRDLEPDVERLANGMFDAVADQEAPDLFAAFNAPLPIHTISVLLGIPEEHWPFTVDVSNALLDYLNPFPDFDLDETDGLLQAGAAFLDDLAEERRREPRDDLLSALVHAETDEGRLDRFEVVAMAMFMMFAGHETTSGSLGLAMVHLARHPDQRRLVMDDPALWPNAVEELLRYDPPLHVDPRAAKRDVTIGDVDIKAGKRLTVLLAAANRDPRRFDEPDTLRLDRDDPHGVSFGHGIHHCIGAALARMQMRVGLRVFLERFGEYTIDDAAIEWKAHPVLRGPVGLPVHRG, encoded by the coding sequence ATGGCCGGCCTCGAGATTCCCCCGGATCTCGGCGACCCGAACGTCCGCGTCCGGGCCACCGACAAGTACTCGCTGCCGCTCGTGCGGGCGATCGTGGGGAAACCGCGCCTGACCGAGGCGGTCTTCGGGCGGACCCGCTGGGGCAACATGTTCGCGGACGGCATGGCCGAGAACCCGTACCAGGCCTACGGGCCGATCATGGCGGACGGACCGGTCGCCTGGAGCCCGTGGTACCAGCAGTACTTCGTGACCGGCTACGAGGAGGCTCGCGCCGTCCTGTCGTCCGACGCGATGGAGGTCTCGACGCAGCGGGAGGTCGTGCTCGCGGTCGCGCCCCACGCGAAGATGAGCGACACGTCGAAGGCGTTGTTCCGCAACTTCCTCCTCTTCGTCGATCCGCCCGATCACACCCGCCTGCGCGGTCTCGTGAGCCGGGCCTTCACGCCGAAGCGGATGCGGGATCTCGAACCGGATGTCGAACGGCTCGCGAACGGGATGTTCGACGCCGTCGCCGACCAAGAGGCGCCCGATCTGTTCGCCGCCTTCAACGCGCCGCTCCCGATCCACACGATCTCGGTGCTGCTGGGCATCCCCGAGGAGCACTGGCCGTTCACGGTCGACGTCTCGAACGCGCTCCTCGACTATCTCAACCCCTTCCCCGATTTCGACCTCGACGAGACCGACGGGCTCCTCCAGGCGGGGGCCGCCTTCCTCGACGATCTCGCCGAGGAGCGTCGCCGCGAACCGCGCGACGACCTGCTGAGCGCCCTCGTCCACGCCGAGACCGACGAGGGGCGCCTCGATCGCTTCGAGGTCGTGGCGATGGCGATGTTCATGATGTTCGCCGGTCACGAGACCACCAGTGGATCGCTCGGCTTGGCGATGGTCCACCTCGCCCGCCACCCCGATCAACGTCGGCTCGTGATGGACGATCCCGCCCTCTGGCCGAACGCCGTCGAGGAGCTCCTTCGCTACGACCCGCCGCTCCACGTCGATCCCCGCGCCGCCAAGCGGGACGTGACCATCGGCGATGTCGACATCAAGGCCGGCAAGCGGCTCACGGTCCTCCTGGCGGCCGCCAACCGCGATCCCCGCCGGTTCGACGAGCCCGACACGCTCCGCCTGGACCGCGACGATCCCCACGGGGTGTCGTTCGGGCACGGCATCCACCACTGCATCGGCGCGGCGCTGGCCCGGATGCAGATGCGGGTGGGCCTACGGGTGTTCCTCGAGCGGTTCGGGGAGTACACGATCGACGACGCGGCGATCGAGTGGAAGGCCCACCCGGTGCTGCGGGGCCCGGTCGGTCTGCCCGTCCATCGGGGCTGA
- a CDS encoding PaaI family thioesterase produces the protein MGDGLTGQSILDLLQPDVLEQGDGHAVFRFTARPEWTIPSGQVQGGIVAAMLDMTMAFSADDLSTVSLHVDFLRPAVGPELTVTASVTRRGRRVVFAEAEMVDQDGRLIARGRQNALPIG, from the coding sequence GTGGGCGACGGCCTGACCGGCCAGTCGATCCTCGACCTGCTGCAGCCGGACGTCCTCGAGCAGGGTGACGGACATGCGGTGTTCCGCTTCACGGCCCGCCCCGAATGGACCATCCCGAGCGGCCAGGTCCAGGGCGGCATCGTGGCGGCGATGCTCGACATGACGATGGCGTTCTCGGCCGACGACCTCTCCACGGTGAGCCTCCACGTCGACTTCCTCCGCCCCGCCGTGGGCCCCGAGCTCACCGTCACGGCTTCCGTGACCCGGCGCGGGCGACGGGTCGTCTTCGCCGAGGCCGAGATGGTCGATCAGGACGGGCGGCTCATCGCCCGCGGACGCCAGAACGCCCTCCCGATCGGCTGA
- a CDS encoding uracil-DNA glycosylase, which translates to MGNADRSRRLLARLERDVVACRACPRLVEWREQIGREKRAMYRDDDYWAKAVPGFGDPDAHLLVVGLAPAAHGANRTGRMFTGDRSGDWLYRALYRAGYASQPQSTALDDGLTLSGAWITSPVKCAPPANKPTTGERDTCRPFFARELEALTNVKVIMVLGGFGYQVACQELGVRPRPKFAHGLEVPLDDDRTLLCSFHVSQQNTFTGRLTEEMLDDVFARARLLGAG; encoded by the coding sequence GTGGGAAACGCCGATCGGTCCCGTCGACTCCTCGCCCGACTCGAACGCGATGTCGTGGCGTGTCGCGCCTGTCCGCGGTTGGTCGAATGGCGTGAGCAGATCGGCCGCGAGAAGCGGGCGATGTACCGCGACGACGACTATTGGGCCAAGGCCGTGCCCGGCTTCGGTGATCCGGACGCGCACCTGCTGGTCGTGGGGTTGGCCCCGGCGGCCCACGGCGCCAACCGCACCGGGAGGATGTTCACCGGGGACCGATCCGGCGACTGGCTCTACCGGGCGCTGTACCGGGCGGGCTACGCGTCCCAGCCTCAGTCGACCGCCCTCGACGACGGGCTCACCCTGTCCGGCGCGTGGATCACCTCACCGGTCAAGTGCGCGCCGCCGGCGAACAAGCCGACGACGGGGGAGCGCGACACCTGTCGGCCCTTCTTCGCCCGCGAGCTCGAGGCGCTCACGAACGTGAAGGTGATCATGGTGCTCGGCGGATTCGGTTACCAGGTCGCGTGCCAGGAGCTCGGTGTGCGCCCCCGACCGAAGTTCGCGCATGGGCTGGAAGTCCCACTCGACGACGATCGAACGCTCCTGTGCAGCTTCCACGTGAGCCAGCAGAACACCTTCACGGGCCGTTTGACCGAGGAGATGCTGGACGATGTGTTCGCTCGGGCCCGTCTCCTGGGGGCCGGTTGA
- a CDS encoding aminotransferase class V-fold PLP-dependent enzyme — MPEAAGVSLDVEFVRSQFPAFAAPEVARWAHLENAGGSYAAGPVVALLADLFATAKVQPAWDFGPSRKATAAMERARTVMAATFNAAPDEIHFGPSTSQNTYVLANAMRPLWHEGDEIVVTEQDHEANSGAWRRLAYRGIVVREWRVDPHTGLLDADEGRSLIGPRTRLVAMTHASNVVATINPVRAMADAVHAVGGHIVVDGVSAAPHGSVDVRALDCDVYLYSAYKTYGPHVGMMYTRRSVLEAVAHQGHYFNESHLDTRLTPAGPDHAAIGACAGIVDYYDLVHEQHFPDAAGAAPDDAVARLAAVSGLFAVHESALMAPLVEFLVERDGVRLVGAPEADAALRAPTLAFHSERISSAAVYRALIAAEVSCGHGHFYAHRLVQALGLDPDDGVVRLSMVHYNTHDEVARALDVLDPLL, encoded by the coding sequence GTGCCCGAGGCCGCCGGCGTCTCGCTCGACGTCGAGTTCGTCCGATCGCAGTTCCCCGCATTCGCCGCCCCCGAGGTCGCCCGATGGGCGCATCTCGAGAACGCCGGCGGGAGCTATGCGGCCGGCCCGGTCGTGGCGCTTCTGGCCGATCTCTTCGCCACCGCGAAGGTGCAGCCGGCGTGGGACTTCGGCCCCTCGCGCAAGGCCACCGCGGCGATGGAACGAGCCCGCACCGTCATGGCGGCGACGTTCAACGCCGCCCCCGACGAGATCCACTTCGGTCCGTCCACGAGCCAGAACACCTACGTGCTCGCGAACGCCATGCGGCCGTTGTGGCACGAGGGCGACGAGATCGTGGTCACCGAACAGGACCATGAAGCGAACTCCGGCGCCTGGCGTCGCCTCGCGTACCGCGGCATCGTCGTGCGGGAGTGGCGGGTGGACCCGCACACCGGACTGCTCGACGCGGACGAGGGTCGATCGCTGATCGGGCCCCGCACGCGCCTCGTGGCCATGACCCATGCCTCCAACGTCGTTGCGACGATCAACCCGGTTCGGGCGATGGCCGACGCCGTCCACGCGGTCGGCGGACACATCGTGGTCGACGGCGTGTCGGCGGCGCCCCACGGCAGCGTCGACGTGCGGGCCCTCGACTGCGACGTCTATCTGTACAGCGCCTACAAGACCTACGGCCCCCACGTCGGCATGATGTACACCCGGCGGTCCGTGCTCGAAGCGGTCGCGCACCAGGGTCACTACTTCAACGAATCCCACCTCGATACGCGCCTGACTCCGGCCGGCCCGGACCATGCGGCGATCGGGGCCTGTGCCGGCATCGTCGACTACTACGACCTGGTCCACGAGCAGCACTTCCCCGACGCAGCCGGCGCCGCGCCCGACGATGCGGTTGCCCGTCTCGCCGCGGTCAGCGGGCTCTTCGCGGTCCACGAATCCGCGCTCATGGCACCGCTCGTCGAGTTCCTCGTCGAGCGGGACGGGGTGCGGTTGGTCGGTGCCCCGGAGGCCGACGCCGCCCTGCGGGCGCCCACGCTCGCGTTCCACAGCGAACGGATCTCCTCGGCGGCCGTCTACCGGGCCCTCATCGCGGCCGAGGTGTCCTGTGGGCACGGCCACTTCTACGCCCATCGTCTCGTCCAGGCACTCGGGCTCGATCCCGACGACGGCGTCGTGCGGCTCTCGATGGTGCACTACAACACCCACGACGAGGTCGCCCGGGCGCTCGACGTGCTCGATCCGCTGCTCTGA
- a CDS encoding IS481 family transposase codes for MSHARTQHPNAVMTPNGRRRMVGCVLEEGWSIEATAQRFQVDAKTVRKWRDRFLTEGPGGLRDRSSRPHRSPNKTSPRGRREVIRLRKKRRWGADHIAHETGLAASTVQNILRAEGLGRLDRGDRASAEPVIRYQRDRPGELIHVDIKKIAAIPDGGGWRIHGRGNDTTRGHSGVGYRYIHSAIDDRTRLVYSEIHDDEQALTAAEFWLRANHWFNRASIECERVITDNGPCYRSQLWHTACDTTGTTVKKTRPRRPQTNGKIERFHRILLEEWAYIRPWTSETQRATYYRGFIHFYNHHRSHGALGWATPASNLRDNLPAEHS; via the coding sequence ATGAGTCACGCTAGAACCCAGCACCCGAACGCGGTGATGACCCCGAATGGTCGGCGCCGAATGGTCGGCTGTGTGCTTGAAGAGGGCTGGTCGATCGAGGCGACTGCGCAGCGGTTCCAGGTCGACGCGAAGACGGTGCGCAAATGGCGCGACCGGTTCCTGACCGAAGGACCCGGTGGTCTGCGGGACCGTTCATCGCGACCTCACCGATCACCGAACAAAACGTCCCCGCGGGGACGTCGTGAAGTGATCCGTCTTCGCAAGAAGCGGCGGTGGGGCGCCGATCACATAGCGCATGAGACGGGTCTGGCCGCGTCAACGGTGCAGAACATCCTGCGAGCTGAGGGGCTGGGCCGACTCGATCGAGGCGACCGAGCCAGCGCCGAACCGGTCATTCGCTATCAACGCGACCGGCCAGGCGAGCTCATCCACGTCGACATCAAGAAGATCGCCGCGATCCCCGACGGCGGCGGCTGGCGCATCCACGGCCGAGGCAACGACACCACTCGCGGCCATTCCGGCGTCGGTTACCGCTACATCCACTCCGCCATCGATGACCGCACCCGGCTCGTCTACTCCGAGATCCACGACGACGAACAAGCCCTCACCGCCGCCGAGTTCTGGCTGCGCGCCAACCACTGGTTCAACCGCGCCAGCATCGAATGCGAACGCGTCATCACCGACAACGGACCCTGCTACCGCTCACAGCTCTGGCACACCGCATGCGACACCACCGGCACCACGGTGAAGAAGACGCGCCCAAGGCGACCGCAAACCAACGGCAAGATCGAACGCTTCCACCGCATCCTGCTCGAGGAATGGGCCTACATCCGGCCCTGGACCTCAGAGACCCAACGCGCCACCTACTACCGCGGGTTCATCCACTTCTACAATCACCACCGATCCCACGGAGCACTCGGCTGGGCAACCCCAGCCTCAAACCTCAGGGACAACCTCCCCGCGGAGCACAGCTAG